One window of the Diospyros lotus cultivar Yz01 chromosome 12, ASM1463336v1, whole genome shotgun sequence genome contains the following:
- the LOC127814187 gene encoding uncharacterized protein LOC127814187 isoform X3 — MCKLDNKEAKNNSRRNRQNTLVVDLDSEEREVGTSNRNKRRRVSSSQIIINCDLYVSLEEYDIPMKNKNVESMEPSSLPPPPPKEPTFSCPVCMGQFVEEMSTKCGHIFCKSCLKSAIAAQGKCPTCRRKVTMKDTIRVYLPAAN; from the exons ATGTGCAAGCTGGACAACAAGGAG GCTAAAAACAATTCTAGGAGGAACCGTCAAAACACTCTTGTAGTTGATTTAGATTCAG AAGAAAGGGAGGTTGGTACTAGTAATCGGAACAAGCGGAGGAGAGTTTCTTCAAGCCAAATAATCATAAACTGTGACCTCTACGTAAGTCTGGAAGAGTATGACATCCCCATG AAGAACAAGAATGTTGAGAGCATGGAACCTTCTTCACTGCCGCCTCCACCACCAAAGGAACCAACCTTTAGCTGTCCAGTATGCATGGGCCAATTTGTTGAGGAGATGTCAACTAAGTGTGGTCACATTTTCTGCAAGTCATGCCTCAAGTCTGCAATAGCTGCTCAGGGTAAATGTCCTACCTGTCGAAGAAAAGTCACCATGAAAGATACCATCAGGGTCTACCTTCCTGCTGCCAATTGA
- the LOC127814187 gene encoding uncharacterized protein LOC127814187 isoform X1: protein MSLVGLREYVRNPRRRKVALDLDLNMEPAGNPDQEGNSGHTNSQNVQAGQQGGSVLPLPIDVDSFDDDVVISSARAFAEAKNNSRRNRQNTLVVDLDSEEREVGTSNRNKRRRVSSSQIIINCDLYVSLEEYDIPMKNKNVESMEPSSLPPPPPKEPTFSCPVCMGQFVEEMSTKCGHIFCKSCLKSAIAAQGKCPTCRRKVTMKDTIRVYLPAAN from the exons ATGAGCCTGGTAGGACTTAGAGAGTATGTAAGGAACCCAAGGAGGAGGAAGGTGGCACTAGATTTAGACCTCAATATGGAACCTGCAGGGAACCCGGATCAGGAAGGCAATTCGGGTCATACCAATTCTCAGAATGTGCAAGCTGGACAACAAGGAGGTTCTGTGCTACCCCTACCAATTGATGTAGATTCGTTTGATGATGATGTTGTAATATCCTCCGCCAGGGCATTTGCagaa GCTAAAAACAATTCTAGGAGGAACCGTCAAAACACTCTTGTAGTTGATTTAGATTCAG AAGAAAGGGAGGTTGGTACTAGTAATCGGAACAAGCGGAGGAGAGTTTCTTCAAGCCAAATAATCATAAACTGTGACCTCTACGTAAGTCTGGAAGAGTATGACATCCCCATG AAGAACAAGAATGTTGAGAGCATGGAACCTTCTTCACTGCCGCCTCCACCACCAAAGGAACCAACCTTTAGCTGTCCAGTATGCATGGGCCAATTTGTTGAGGAGATGTCAACTAAGTGTGGTCACATTTTCTGCAAGTCATGCCTCAAGTCTGCAATAGCTGCTCAGGGTAAATGTCCTACCTGTCGAAGAAAAGTCACCATGAAAGATACCATCAGGGTCTACCTTCCTGCTGCCAATTGA
- the LOC127814187 gene encoding uncharacterized protein LOC127814187 isoform X2 → MSLVGLREYVRNPRRRKVALDLDLNMEPAGNPDQEGNSGHTNSQNVQAGQQGGSVLPLPIDVDSFDDDVVISSARAFAEAKNNSRRNRQNTLVVDLDSEEREVGTSNRNKRRRVSSSQIIINCDLYKNKNVESMEPSSLPPPPPKEPTFSCPVCMGQFVEEMSTKCGHIFCKSCLKSAIAAQGKCPTCRRKVTMKDTIRVYLPAAN, encoded by the exons ATGAGCCTGGTAGGACTTAGAGAGTATGTAAGGAACCCAAGGAGGAGGAAGGTGGCACTAGATTTAGACCTCAATATGGAACCTGCAGGGAACCCGGATCAGGAAGGCAATTCGGGTCATACCAATTCTCAGAATGTGCAAGCTGGACAACAAGGAGGTTCTGTGCTACCCCTACCAATTGATGTAGATTCGTTTGATGATGATGTTGTAATATCCTCCGCCAGGGCATTTGCagaa GCTAAAAACAATTCTAGGAGGAACCGTCAAAACACTCTTGTAGTTGATTTAGATTCAG AAGAAAGGGAGGTTGGTACTAGTAATCGGAACAAGCGGAGGAGAGTTTCTTCAAGCCAAATAATCATAAACTGTGACCTCTAC AAGAACAAGAATGTTGAGAGCATGGAACCTTCTTCACTGCCGCCTCCACCACCAAAGGAACCAACCTTTAGCTGTCCAGTATGCATGGGCCAATTTGTTGAGGAGATGTCAACTAAGTGTGGTCACATTTTCTGCAAGTCATGCCTCAAGTCTGCAATAGCTGCTCAGGGTAAATGTCCTACCTGTCGAAGAAAAGTCACCATGAAAGATACCATCAGGGTCTACCTTCCTGCTGCCAATTGA
- the LOC127787225 gene encoding RPM1-interacting protein 4-like — MAQRSHVPKFGNWESEENVPYTVYFDKARKGRTGGKLINPNDPQENPDILDNIKPPSQASPSRSRTEPEEPIRREAAKPRLASGEYGEFRQSSGSPAHNDNMGRRGTGDSAQQRHGGRGSSSGQPQRRSTDHSVDRSPLHPHYQAKIVAKGSASPAASEGRNSYDSSHGAPGRTRMRAANRGDETPDRGAAVPKFGEWDENNPSCADGYTHIFNKVREEKHGGAGNSVSNEPSYTPIRRKTPDADTKICCFPWVRK, encoded by the exons ATGGCA CAACGCTCCCATGTACCAAAATTTGGCAACTGGGAAAGCGAAGAGAATGTTCCTTACACGGTCTACTTTGACAAGGCGAGGAAGGGAAGAACTGGTGGGAAGCTGATAAACCCAAATGATCCCCAAGAGAATCCAGATATCTTGGACAACATCAAGCCTCCATCTCAAGCTTCTCCATCCAGGAGCAGAACTGAACCAGAAGAACCAATTAGAAGGGAAGCAGCAAAGCCAAGGCTAGCCAGTGGGGAATATGGAGAGTTTAGGCAGTCGAGTGGCTCTCCGGCACATAATGATAATATGGGACGGAGAGGTACTGGTGATTCGGCACAACAGCGTCATGGAGGCCGCGGATCGAGCTCAGGTCAACCTCAAAGGCGGAGTACTGACCACAGCGTGGACCGGTCACCTCTCCATCCACATTATCAGGCAAAGATTGTGGCAAAAGGTAGTGCATCTCCTGCTGCCTCTGAAGGAAGGAACTCATATGATAGCAGCCATGGTGCTCCTGGAAGAACCAGAATGAGAGCAGCTAATCGTGGCGATGAGACT CCTGATAGGGGTGCTGCTGTTCCAAAATTTGGCGAATGGGATGAGAACAACCCTTCGTGTGCTGATGGTTATACGCACATTTTCAACAAAGTTCGGGAGGAAAAGCACGGTGGAGCTGGAAATTCTGTGAGCAATGAACCTTCTTACACTCCCATCCGGAGGAAAACCCCAGATGCTGACACCAAG ATCTGCTGCTTTCCATGGGTTAGAAAGTAA